A window of Caretta caretta isolate rCarCar2 chromosome 11, rCarCar1.hap1, whole genome shotgun sequence contains these coding sequences:
- the LOC125644739 gene encoding small ribosomal subunit protein uS12-like: MLAPAACSEEETREKLCFASLQGLTTSSRCQRPVQSWRVPAGTAGGSSHPASNLPGSGKPGAAARQGWLLPFAFPLWLSQQQCSRGGEEAAAATEEGGREAEVSEALRAQQQATGGSQERARAAAVHGLRTARKLRSHRRDQKWHDKQYKKAHLGTALKANPFGGASPAKGIVLEKVGVEAKQPNSAIRKCVRVQLIKNGKKITAFVPNDGCLSFIEENDEVQVAGFGRKGHAVGDIPGVCFKAVKVANVSLLALYKGKKVRP, encoded by the exons ATGCTGGCTCCGGCTGCCTGCAGCGAGGAGGAGACCAGAGAGAAACTTTGCTTCGCTTCGCTTCAGGGGCTGACAACAAGCTCTCGCTGCCAGCGCCCCGTTCAGAGCTGGAGGGTCCCGGCCGGGACAGCTGGGGGCAGCAGCCACCCGGCCAGCAACTTGCCGGGGTCAGGGAAGCCGGGGGCTGCGGCACGGCAGGGCTGGCTGCTGCCCTTTGCGTTCCCCCTTTGGCTgagtcagcagcagtgcagccgCGGGGGAGAGGAGGCGGCCGCAGCCacggaggagggagggagggaggcggagGTTAGCGAAGCGCTCCGAGCCCAGCAACAAGCGACCGGCGGGAGCCAGGAAAGGGCGCGGGCGGCGGCAG TGCATGGGCTTCGTACCGCTAGAAAGCTTCGCAGCCACCGACGGGATCAGAAATGGCATGACAAGCAATACAAGAAGGCCCACTTGGGTACTGCCCTGAAAGCCAACCCCTTTGGAGGAGCTTCCCCTGCAAAGGGAATTGTTCTTGAAAAAGTTGGTGTGGAGGCTAAGCAGCCCAATTCAGCCATCAGGAAATGTGTCAGAGTCCAGCTGATCAAGAATGGCAAGAAAATAACGGCCTTTGTTCCTAATGACGGTTGCTTGAGCTTCATTGAGGAAAATGATGAAGTTCAGGTTGCTGGCTTTGGTCGGAAGGGTCATGCTGTTGGTGACATTCCTGGTGTCTGCTTCAAGGCTGTCAAAGTAGCCAATGTTTCTCTCTTAGCCTTGTACAAAGGCAAGAAAGTGAGACCATGA
- the TMEM37 gene encoding voltage-dependent calcium channel gamma-like subunit, whose amino-acid sequence MTAIAVQAQRLLAHRRPKKSFFETFIRSLIILCVAIAVVLSSISVCDGHWIFAKGQLFGLWHFCTIGNSTKLKCVTDLNQASVEGINFGMILARSVVSLAVVVAIFGLELLMVSQVCEDTNSRRKWSMGSILILFSFLLSSSGVLSFLILLKDYITFMGFTLTFWCEFIAACLFFLNGMSGLHINNITYPWNRARKF is encoded by the exons ATGACAGCCATAGCGGTGCAG GCACAGAGATTGCTTGCTCACAGAAGACCCAAGAAATCGTTCTTTGAGACGTTCATCAGAAGCCTCATTATTTTATGCGTGGCAATAGCAGTTGTCCTGTCATCAATTTCAGTTTGCGATGGCCACTGGATTTTTGCAAAAGGACAGTTGTTTGGACTGTGGCACTTCTGCACCATAGGCAATAGCACCAAATTGAAATGTGTGACTGATCTGAATCAGGCCAGTGTGGAAGGGATTAATTTTGGAATGATTCTTGCAAGAAGTGTGGTGTCTCTTGCTGTGGTTGTAGCAATATTTGGCCTGGAACTTCTGATGGTCTCCCAAGTCTGTGAAGACACTAATTCAAGACGAAAATGGTCAATGGGATCAATCCTTATTCTTTTCTCATTTCTCCTGTCCTCCAGTGGAGTCCTGAGTTTTTTAATCCTCCTGAAGGACTACATTACCTTCATGGGCTTCACACTGACCTTTTGGTGTGAGTTCATTGCTGCCTGCCTTTTCTTCCTTAATGGGATGAGTGGACTTCACATTAACAACATAACATACCCGTGGAACAGAGCAAGAAAATTCTAG